A segment of the Asinibacterium sp. OR53 genome:
AAGAAGAATGGTCGAAGCAACCCAAAGAATTCAAAAAACATAAATAACTGTTCAGCCCATGCCAAAACCATTAATTGTTGTTACAGGAAAAAACGGGCAGTTGGGCTGGGAACTCTTGCAATTGTCGGGCCGCTTTGCCGGAGCGTTTGATTTCCTGTTTGCAGGAAGGGAAGACATGGATATGAGTGAGCCGGAAACCATTCCCGTTTTTTTCGAGAATATCAAACCAGATTATGTCATCAACTGCGCAGCGTATACGGCGGTTGATAAAGCAGAGACCGACCAGGAAACGGCTTACACGGTCAATGCAACGGCTGCCGGCATGATCGCCAAAGAATGCCATCGTTATGGATGTGTTTACCTGGGCATTTCCACCGATTATGTGTTCGACGGAAAAGGAACAGCGCCGTATACTATCGGTACCACCTGCGATCCGGTCAATTATTATGGATATACCAAGTACATGGGAGAGCAATTGGCATTGGAACATTGCGAACAATCAGTTATCATACGCACTTCGTGGGTGTACAGTTCACATGGACATAATTTCGTCAAGACCATGTTGCGATTGATGAAAGAAAGACCGGAGATCAAAGTAGTGCATGATCAATTGGGATCGCCTACTTATGCAGCAGACCTGGCTGAAGTATTGATGCAGGTGATTGAATCCATGCAGCATGGCCGTGCACATTATGGTATTTATCATTACAGCAATGCAGGCGCCATCAGTTGGTACGATTTTGCCCTAGCCATCAAAGCCGCAGCCGGTATGCATTGTGAAGTATTACCCATTCCTACTGCTGCTTATCCCACACCGGCTAAACGGCCGGCCTATTCAGTGCTCGATACAAGCGCTATACAGGCCGATTATGGCATTGTATTAAAAGATTGGAAGCAACAGCTCCACCAATGTTTGTCGCAGTTGGCTGGATAAAGCCCTGGGAGTTTACCTGAATAATATACACGCAGCAGTAGCCGGTATGTTGATGCTGCCAGTTATCTTTTTAATTCCCTTCTCATCGATGAGATCATCTTTTGTAATCAGTGTCCACTCACCTGCAGGCAAATGCATGGTTTTGGATACTGCCTCACCGTTGAATATAACCAGGATGTCTTTCCATTGATCGCCATTGGCATGATCGGATAGTGTATACGCAATGAGCAAAGGATCGTTGGTTTCAAGGAAAGTTAAATGTTGCCGGATCATTTGTGCCGAAGGCATCCTGAAAGCAGGATGGTGTTTGCGCAAGGCAACGAGTGACTGGTAATACTTGAATACTGCTTTATATTGTGTCTTACGATTCCAGTCGAGTGCATTGATAGAATCG
Coding sequences within it:
- the rfbD gene encoding dTDP-4-dehydrorhamnose reductase, translated to MPKPLIVVTGKNGQLGWELLQLSGRFAGAFDFLFAGREDMDMSEPETIPVFFENIKPDYVINCAAYTAVDKAETDQETAYTVNATAAGMIAKECHRYGCVYLGISTDYVFDGKGTAPYTIGTTCDPVNYYGYTKYMGEQLALEHCEQSVIIRTSWVYSSHGHNFVKTMLRLMKERPEIKVVHDQLGSPTYAADLAEVLMQVIESMQHGRAHYGIYHYSNAGAISWYDFALAIKAAAGMHCEVLPIPTAAYPTPAKRPAYSVLDTSAIQADYGIVLKDWKQQLHQCLSQLAG